The nucleotide window AGTCGCCAATTGAGTGAACCTCTTGATTCAATCAGCGCTCGCTGATTGAATAAAGGTGATGAAAGTCGTTGTGAATATTCAAGCAAGGACAAAGATTGAATCAACCgactattttaaaaaataagtaaagTCGTCGATGTtgcaagaaaatgaaatcaaaagcGAAAATGGGATTTGAacatacacacaaaaattcCAAATGCGGAAGGGCTTGTTTGAAAATTGCGACACAATTCTCTTGATATGTAAAAAAACAGCCATCTATTGCTAAACTTATTAACTATAAGAGTCGCAACTATAAATCCAATCATCGCCGATGAAAATACTCGGCCAGCACgaatgacgaaaaaaaaaaaatgctgggCAGCAAGGACGACGCTGCTGGTGATTCGCTCGATTGATTCAATTGGCCCTCAACGAGTTACTTCCTCATTttccgatttttttctttttctttcttccctttctACCATCTctatctaattttttttcttttctttttcgttgaaGGCAAAAATACACAAACAGAAGCTCGCGGGGTCGTCTCTTTTTCCCCCTCACTACGAGCCAAGGGCGCGCGGGCTTAACAACTTGTTGCTTTACGGCGGCACCGCCACTCTGTAATTGGATCAACCTCCAGTCAGCCGGaaataaatctttttttattctcttttttccttaaaaaaaaaaaaacattttcatcgtTTTTCACCCCATGAGAACGAATGTGATCAAAACGATCAAAGATGGCGCCATATTCAAAATGCCGACTTGGACGAAATCCAATTTTcgatgaataaaaaaaaatatatataaatgaattaaaatcatTTACCTAATGAACTTTCCGGATCGGAGAGATCGGATAGAGATGGCACTTTCTGCATGGGACCGGGTTGAGGATTGTTGATGGCCGATCCGTTGACGGAAtgactgttgttgttgctgctgtggcTGTTGCCGTTGCTGCCGGATTTGCCGCAGAGCGGGACTAGCGCTTCGTCTTGCGACTCTTGCTTCACCCGTACCTCCATGGCGAACGTTATCTATATTattaaaagagagagaaaaagagggacACAGAGACGTATAGAATAAGAGAAATGTGAAtaacagacacacacaaaaaaagaaagagatggCAATagataaaaaagagaaagaagaaaaagatggttTGATTGGATTTCAATCAACGGCATCGCATTGGATTCGCATTTCCGGGGGTCCTTGCAGGAATGATCCGTGTTCCAAACGACGTTCGTCATctcgtctttttatttttattttttcggcTAACGTGCCTATCATttcatcaaacaaaaaaaggaagagagaGACTAGTGGGGGAGGGAGTAAGGAAGGTTGTTGCTCGTCGATTCCGGCGGGCGGTGCGAATCTCATATCCTATGACAGCcaacagccattttgttttttcgatcTCTTCAAAAGAGAGAAGATGGAAGAGAGTATGGCAGACGAAGAAGAGTTTcgtctccccccccccatcgcCTTTCATACTGCCTCGATTCGATTCAGATCTTTCCCGTCTTGAATTACTGAGCCCGGGCCCGTttcatgtatatatatatttaaaaaaaaaaaaaactacagtCCATTGGCACGGGCATCTTCTTTTCTCAAAGACATTGGCTTTTCTTTCCATGTCTGCCTGTATTGGTTTGTGCGATCTACCGGACACGTAGTCTCttctcgatttttttttttttaattcaactCCCCCACTAACGTATCATCTATCGTTTTGTACTCCCTGATCTTCCTTCTACTATTGTTTCGCCccgattttcctttttttttttttcttttgttgtttttctaatAAGGTTTCACTTCGTTTTATCGCCTCATTGAGTCCGAtctccttcttcttgtttGACTAAGATTTCATGCACATGTTCCGAAACGCGCTCGTTCGGAATGGGAAATGCGAGTATTGAGAAATGCGAGTAAAAGTTTagtcactagatggcgttgctgAAAACTTCAATTgacgaccgctagatggccaTACTTTTCCCCCACGAAATCATTCAACAATCCCGCGGCCACCCCtctctaaaaaagaaaagagtaatAGTACATACAAGACGAACGAAATGTTTGTTGTAACCGCTCTCTCACTATAAACGCCCGTGTCGACTCGACACCTTTCTAGCTTCGTTCTCCCTCCCGCgctcccctcttttttttttttgcacccATTTTGTTATGATTTACTTCCCCACTCCCCGTCTTTTCTCTCTTCACTCTCTTTTTCGgttctacttcttcttcttcttcgcttcTTTCCAAGGACTTGCACCTAAAAACATTCTCGAGTCGACGACACGATCCAATAAACATCAGCGAGCGACCGCAATAGCGGACCCTACCAGAGTTCAAGCGAACTTTTTTCGATACTTAGTTTTATCACGCATTGCAAAGTTTCCCTTTAGAAGGACAGCgtaagattttttaaagcaattttttatttaattttttttttgttaccttACGTCGGCGAGCGCCAACATTTTCGTGGCCTTTACCGCTGCCGCTGTTACTCATAATGCTGCTTATGTTGTCGGAGGCGTGATAGAGGGACGCTTCCAGTTCCATTGTCGTCATCCGGAAAACTGCACGCCAACataggaaaagaagaaaaagaaaaaaaacacacatacATTAAGTTATAGAAATGATCGTAAGAAATGTGTTGGCGAAACAGGAGGCGATTGAATTTGATTTGCAAACGATAGCGAAATGTGGAGTAAGCCAATTCAGCGAAATCAATCGAGTTGATTCAATCAATTTTCGTTACACTTTGTCAAGGTCAAGCACAAGTCATCGtcattcaaacattttttttaaaaagagcaaataaaaaggaaaattaaagaaaatagaaaaaatgcTGAGTGAGTGTCAAAGATATCTGAGACGTGAACTTTTTTTCCTTATCAGATCATCTTCTGTGACCAGTAAAATCGTAAAAAGAAACTCCGTTGTTTTTCCATatgcaaaattttaatttctgaTTAAGGGATGAACCATCAGCTcccatttttatattttatgttttgaaaaaaggggggcgaGTCGTGGCAATGCGCGTCATAGACACCCAAGTCCGAAACGGAAAGCCATTCAAGCGACCCGCGCGTTTCGCCTGCGAAGGGGCGGCCCGTTCGGTCGGCTCGGAGCTTCTTATTCTATTTATAAAACTACCAACCCATGAAGAAGAGTAAACTTCGCACTAACCAACGCATCTCTCACGCTGGCCTCACCCCATGTTTCTTACACTTATGGCAGCCATTTCTCGCACTGTGTGTAAAAACTGTGACTCACGTTCATGCTTTTCTTTTGGACTTGAACGGTGGGGTGCGCTATtgttctaaataaaaaaaaagatgaagaaaactAACGACAATTTATGTAGATTAGAGGCCGTAGGAAATAAAGGGGGGGATCTCTTTTCATCCGGAAGTCGGATTGACACGGTAAACACACAGGGTCAATTACTCTCAAAGACGATTAGTCAAATGTTATCGATATAATCCAATAATAATAAGTACAGAGTGGATGACCTCCCAGGGACTTGTGGGGGGTGAGCCTCTTTCTCAcgttgtcttttttctttctcttttgtgtgtgtgtgtgtgtgatgggAACAACTTCTTCACCCTCCACCCTCATCTTCTTTCACTTGTTTAACTACCAACAGGTTCCATATAGTGTATAAACCCCCTGGAGCAACTGAACAGAAGCAACAGATGGCCAGCGTATGGTTGTGTGTGTTCGTACCGGGGTCATTCTTAACACTATACGCtgcatcccccccccccatatcaaattaaattttaagaaataaggtcaCTCTCTTTTCTGTGTCatctactcttttttttttttttggcttttagCTTTCAATTTTGTGCGTAGTAGTTGCCAAGAGTGCTTTTTAATTTGCAAATTTTAGAATCGTTATCCTTCATTATTCATCGACGCATTAGGTGAAAGAAGTTGGCTCAAGTGCCGtgaatttttcaaacgaaTGAAATGAAACAGTTCAAGTTTGGGTTACTTAAAATTAACACCTGCAACGGGAGGAGTTTTACGTTTAGTGGATTGGTCCGCCttatcgcattaaaaaaaaagtagatggCCACACCTTTGAACCCTTTGATGATCTAAAGGCAATTACCTTTAAAGAGATTATGGCTCCGTCATTTCCGCTCTTGATTAAGATAAAAAATGAGATAGAGAGAGCAACTACTGTTAAGAGcaaatttagttttcttttcacattTCAATCTGCATCTTTGAATAGGGTGTAACACAATGAAACAAGACAAAGATCACGTGACTGGGCACGACGACAGgagcctctctctctcataGACTTTCAATTACATTCACAAAATAGCAACCGGAAGCCCTGGATTTTCAAACTGTTGATGGTTGTACATGACAAGGTAACGAGAATAATAGTCCACCCTCCGGTGGGGTCAACacaaaaacacgaaaaaaaaagctggagagagagagagagttcaTTAATGTTTTAAATCGACCGCATCCGGTCATCTCACGAGCAGAGGGCTTTAAATTCGAAAATGtttccctttattttcttatttttttacgagaaaccaaaaaaaaaggagatgaaATCATTTGCATAGTAAGCAGAAGGACCGTGAGAAGAAACTATTGCTCAATTACATTATAGGGTCATATACATAAGTTTTTCACGTGTGctcgctcacacacacacatgggGTTGTTTCATAACACTCACCTGAGGCACCTCTTCAGCTACCTGTTCTCTCCCCCCCTTTGCGTCGTGCAATCATCTACCACCTTAACACACACTGACCCCTTTGGCCGgagagcaagaaaaaaaaaagtgaacaaTCACGAGATGAATGGAGATGGGGAGACTCGAGGAGagtctctttttctattcacAAAACATAAAATAGTGGAAGGGGAGGGAGACGAGAGCTCCATTAAAAAGCTAACGACAGTAACTTTTATAGAGATCccatttttcgaaaaaaataaaagtaacaaGACTTGAAGTAGAATTTACAAcagtaagaagaaaaaaatcgctattaaaataaaaacgagatAGAAATCGAGTGGAGAAGTGGGGTGGGGAAAGATTATTTTTGCCCCGTGTTTAGTAGTTTGAATATGTTAAGAGTTCTAGAGATGAGCAGCTCTTCTTTCTGGGAATGGATTTGATGAGACACTCTCACAATACAAAAGAACTTGTCCTACCCTCCTCTgaacaacagaaaaagagaGTGATATTTTTCGGTTATAACGTTGCCAATCTCGTATTACTCATCGTATTATATGGCGCTCAACCAAACCCCCCTCTCTCTccctaaaaaataaaaaaggtttttttatttttttggcaCCCCCCCTTTTGAAATTCGAGTCTTTTCGGACGAGCAACTGAAAAGCGTTCAGACcgttcagaaaaaaagaagaggccCGACAACAATCAAAAGGGGTGAATCTTGCAagtattaaaaattaaatcataataacatgaagaagaagaagaagaagagcaagTAGCTACATTGTTGTGTGTCTTCCCACCCTTGGATACACTTTTATTATTGTATTCCTTAATTCACCGGTGGCTCGGTGAGGGGGGAGGGAGATTTTTTTACGTGTATAAGGACCAAGGGCGCAGCCATTACAATAAAAAGCGACCAGCCTCGAGGCGTTACGAAAAATGAAACACTGATTTCCCACGATATCATAACCGCCCCCTcgaaatataataataatggcAACAACAAGAGTTTGAAATAACCGCCGTATTTGTTTTGGAGTTGAACTTGTCGAACTCGTGTCGAAATGCAACGTGTTATCAACAGAGATAGAAAACGATAAGCTTTTCCAAAGGGTCAAAATGACGTCAAGAACAACGTGTCGTAATATTGTCACCTACACTCGTAGAAACCGGTAATGCTAATTGAAATAAAACTGATGTGCAAATCAAGTGAGAGAGAGTCTTACCTGGTGAAATGAAGTGTGTTCGACGAACGAGATAGTTGAAAACGGtcaacaacacacaaaaaagggcgcacacacaaaaacaaacaaaaacacaacgACGATTTCTAGAGTGTCCACATGTGTGTCGATGACGGCAAGTGAGTACACGTCCACTCAGGCAAGAGGAAATTTTAGTTTTGATCTTGCTGTTCACGGGCTGGAAGTGAGCACACACGCGGGGGGGTTGACGTTTCGTCAGTACTGCTCGTGCATTTGCGTGGCCGTTGCCATGAGACTCCTTCACTGTGTATGACTATATGCCTCTTCTCAGTTGGCTCTAGCTCCtcccattttcatttcttccctcttcttcttttttatgaaTGAAACTGAAGGGGCTTTTTTTCATCTCCTCGTCCGTCTACCCTCTTCAAATGTTCAACGACATCTAGCGAACGGTTCTTGCAACTTAAGGGAGGATCGTATTTCACCCCTGATGccggttttttttcttttcaatcgcGAGGCCATTTGTCGGTCTCTCTCTCTGGTCCTCTTCCACATACTCGAGAACGACTTGTAGAAGTGATTTACTGCGTGATAAATCTGTTGAATTAAACATGCCGACAGTTACATAAGCATTAGTCGGCCTTGGTTTGAGACTTGAAACCTCTATTGCTGTTGATTCGAGGAGTGTCTCGAAACGGCTGGCTAACTGCCATCAATACCTTTCAAATGACATTGAAATCATGctgcttgttttatttctcAGAGCTATAATTAAAAATGCGgcatttgtttcgttttttttattattatgtcGCCATTCGCAGGCGACGTTTGTTTCAGACCACGGGAAAAGAATTAATAATACACAAGATGGCGGCGAAAATGAGAAGATCGTCTGCATCGTTAAGGCACATTTCTTCACGCTCGTGTTATTTGGGTTCACCACAAACCGCCATTCAAAGAGTTGGCTGTGAGTGGTCGTTCATGAGTTGGTGTCTGGTGACAAAAAatatcttgttttgttttgaacccctcgctttttctttttttccatcaaGTTCCTATCGTCGTTCGTAAATTTAAAATGGCGAGCCAGGGATCCAGACTACTGAGAAGCAAAGCTAAACCACAAGTTGTGACGGCAAGTACATCATCGTCAGCAGCAGCATCCGAAAATAATCCATCTGGTGCCGTTTCGCTTCTGCCCAGTCCTGTTTGCAACActaacaacaataacaacacgTTGGCGCGATGGCCCTTGTCCAAATATGCTAACTTTATCATCAGCCAAAGTCAGGGCGTTGGAACGTGGCAAGAGAGAACGGCTGGAGACCCCCACGACATGTGGATTCAAATTACTCAAGTGAGATTTTATGATTATGTTTCTACAgccttggtttttttttttttgttcttttaaaaagcattacttttgattttcaatgcAACCATTTTTGGTATTCAATATAGCGCCATTATATTCAAATTGTCCACGATGATATGCTGCTCGAGTGCATCAACTTGACGGAAGCCCAAGGAATCTGGAGGGCTATTAAGTAATCGAATTTTACGTTAGTTAAATCCTCTTTAaatattttccaatttttaCGAACAATTTTCATTCGGTTTATTAAGACGTGGACCCAACATGctgtttttcatttccaatACCAAGGTGAGTCTCGTGTGTTGTCAAATTTCCCagcctttttatttgtttgtttgtttgttttttttcctctcgtTTGCTTGTTTTTAATAAATGGTTATTGAATTTTGTCACGCACCAGGAAACCAGCCGCAAATTTCGTATTCGCTTTCTAGCCAACGACCAGGAAGAACCAACGGCTGTGGCTGACGCCTGCGCTTGTCACCTGTCccgtttttttactttacaCGACGCCGATCGACAAGGTCAAAACGACGACCATCATGAACCTACATGCGCCATCTCGCTCCAACAGTTGGCTGCAGCCGTTTTAGATCCTCAAAATTCCAAATGGCCTTCAGGTAAATTCATCGATTATTGATTTTTGTCCAACTAAAAACAGAACGTCTTTGACGCGTAGATTATGCGGATGTTGGCAATTCCCTTGAACTGGTACCGGACCTCCTCCGCCATTACCTAATGGATCCCAATTTCCCTAGTTTGGTGGAGGCCGTGGAAAGGTCAATGAAGACGTTGATGAACTCGGACTGCGCTACGGCCAAGGATTTAGAGTAAAACCGTTTCATTTTATGATTCCATTTTTAATTGAAGtcaactaaatttttttttaatgcgttGATATATAGAATGTCAAACACGagacgtttttcttttcttttttatatttctt belongs to Daphnia magna isolate NIES linkage group LG1, ASM2063170v1.1, whole genome shotgun sequence and includes:
- the LOC116934661 gene encoding uncharacterized protein LOC116934661 isoform X1 → MRHLFRFFYYYVAIRRRRLFQTTGKELIIHKMAAKMRRSSASLRHISSRSCYLGSPQTAIQRVGFPIVVRKFKMASQGSRLLRSKAKPQVVTASTSSSAAASENNPSGAVSLLPSPVCNTNNNNNTLARWPLSKYANFIISQSQGVGTWQERTAGDPHDMWIQITQRHYIQIVHDDMLLECINLTEAQGIWRAIKRGPNMLFFISNTKETSRKFRIRFLANDQEEPTAVADACACHLSRFFTLHDADRQGQNDDHHEPTCAISLQQLAAAVLDPQNSKWPSDYADVGNSLELVPDLLRHYLMDPNFPSLVEAVERSMKTLMNSDCATAKDLE
- the LOC116934661 gene encoding uncharacterized protein LOC116934661 isoform X2 is translated as MASQGSRLLRSKAKPQVVTASTSSSAAASENNPSGAVSLLPSPVCNTNNNNNTLARWPLSKYANFIISQSQGVGTWQERTAGDPHDMWIQITQRHYIQIVHDDMLLECINLTEAQGIWRAIKRGPNMLFFISNTKETSRKFRIRFLANDQEEPTAVADACACHLSRFFTLHDADRQGQNDDHHEPTCAISLQQLAAAVLDPQNSKWPSDYADVGNSLELVPDLLRHYLMDPNFPSLVEAVERSMKTLMNSDCATAKDLE